The DNA region ACATAAGGTTCCCTCAAGGTTTAATATGGTCAACTAAAAATGAACTGGAATGGATaataaatagaatagatagttggAGTAAAGTTTGCATCCTTTTCTAGGATTTCCAAAATATGTGATAAAATTCTAGACTCTTCGGTGATGTGTTAAAACACTGTACTTACCCAAGACAGTGCACATGCCCTGTATCAGGACTGCAGGATGTCTCTCATTTCAGCATCAATCTGTTGATGAAACAGAATATTTTTACAGTTTATGAAGCATTTTACTCAGAGGCTATTGGATCATGCAGATGGTGCACTGCCTTTTTTACTTTGTCAAAGAATAAGATTCTTGCCCAAATGCAAGTTTTCATTACAATTTTCATTAGGCATGTTTcgtatttgtttagttttgtgcTGACCCTCCCATAGTTGTGGCCTTATGAGAACAGTAGCACCTAATAAGTGCTAATTAGCGAATGCATAAAACGCAAAGCAGAAGCACTTGCTTTGTGAACATGGAGTCTAAAGGAGCTTACTCTATGCTGAATCTAAAGGCTGTCAAAGAAACAGGAGTTGGTATAGTTGTCTGCACACAATAGCCTGGGTGAGAGAGCAAGTTTAATGTTTGGAAAATTGAAAGCAGTCCAGGAAAACAtgaaaagagacacagaaagagtcaTAGGAGGTCAGGTTGGAGAGGGAATCAGGGATCAATAACCttgactggaaaaaataaaagaaaataagatcagGGTTTGATATGAAAACAGTGAATAGCCACTGGAGGAATGTATTAGCAATCTTATGATTTTATGGAGATTACTATAACCTCAGGGTAAAGCTGGGATTCAGTGCAAGGCAATTGAGTTAGACTGGAGTTGGGACATGAGTTGGGAAGATGCAATCCAGGGACAGACTACAGGAAACTAGAGAGTTGAATGTTGAAAAATATAGGACAGGGACTGACAGGCATTTTAAAGGAAGAGTTGGCAGGACTTGGAATTTGATTAGAAATGTTTAGAAGAGAAATTAAGCATCATTAAGTTTTCATTTGGAAGCAATGGATAAATGATGCTGACATAATTCATGAGTGTACAAAACAGAAGGTTCTAGGTGAAGAGTTTCTGGTCGTGCTGGGTATTAGTCTATTGTGAGATAAGCAATCATGTGATTAGAAGAGATCACCACAAATGGCTGTGTGGAGAGCTTGCTGCAGAGGGGCAAGGTATTGGCTGAAGGTGGATATTTAGACATTAATGTCACTCATATAGAGAACACTTAGGAAAATGTTGTATCACGGATTTGATCATCAAAGACAAACTatgcaaaatgaaaattaaagagtGAGTAGAAGATGATGAAAATatgaaacagaacaagaaaggaCAATCATAACATAACAGTAGAGAGCGCTAACATGGGTGCTACAGAAAGTATGTTAAGGGGCTGGGCAGACAGCCCAGGGAGGAAAGTGCTTGCCccataagcatgaggacttgggattggttcccagaacctgcaTACAAAGCTGGGTATAGGGGTGCActtgaaatctcagcactggggaggcacagATGGGAGAACCCCTGGAATTTGTTAACCATCCAGCCTAGCTCAATCAAAATGCACATATATCCACATGGTCACCagagcacatgtatgcacacatgaacatacacacacatcatttcaAAGAGGGAGCGATATTTGGAGATACTACATGTTTcacagaggaggctgaggagccTGAAAAGATGTTTTTCAAATTTAACTGGAAGGACCATTGGTTTGAGTGGCTTGGCAGTGGGCATGGTCTGGCTTCTGGTGACACCACACCATTATCCACAGTCACACCAACTGTCCTGACACAAAAGTTGAGTAATTCAAAGAAGGCATGAGGAATTGGAGGACACACTGTTCAGGCAATAAAATagtaggaaagggaagaaagaaaattctaaataagTGTTCAAACTATATTTATTAGTTTTGATATAAGTAAAGACAACTTTTATACAAGTTGGACATAGTCTGCTAAAAGGAAATGGGTCTTAGTCAAGGAAGGGAGGCTGTTGGAATTTAGAGTGAGTACTACCAACCTGTTGGCATTCTTTGTTATTAATAATTTAGTAAGTTTGGAATTTTagtcagtaattttttttttggtaccaaCATTTGACTTTTGTCATGACTAGCTAAATTAGAGCTGGAATCCCTAACAATGGCCTgaagaaaacaagcagaaaattaatttaaaacaaaacaacaagtaAACTCATGATTTCCAGAATCATATATGATCTGCTTCATTTAATCcatttataatatgtattttagtGTAAATAAATTGCTTTAgattattctataaatatttttcatagagAGCTTTTGAGACTCTGTTTAACATATTGTAAAATCTTTACTGAGAAACATATTAGCCTAAAGTGGGTCTTCCATGTAGAGTATGCACTGAGAGAGTAGGTGGAGAGCAAACATCACTGAAAACTGTCAGCCTAGCTCCCATTTGGCTACAGTTGTTTCTGTTTGCTAGATTTTGGTGGACAACTCTATCAATAGCACCAAATTCTTACTCCATGAGGCAGATGTGCTTTTCTGAATTACTCTCCCCACCGTCCAGAAATGAAATGGACAACAACAAAGGTCTCAGAACGATCATATCTTCAATTTAGATCAAAGTGAAATGTGGTGTTGCTCTGACTTTTAGTTTCTTCTAAAACAGTTGAATTGCTATTGGAGCATAATAAGTAAAATGGGAAATTAAACAAATGAGATTCCTGTGTTTTGACAATGGCCAATAAAAATTCTGTGGAGTAATGCAGGTACTGACTTGATGACTGAGATAGGAATATAATCCCTAAATATCTTGGAAGTCAGTGTAGCTCAGGTCTAATCAGTGAGGTGACACAACTGGGCTGGGCTCCCTACTCCCACATCtcagtggagagggagagaaagaaagagagaaagagagagagagagagagagagagagagagagagagagagagagagagagagagagaatgaaaatataGTATAGCTTTACACTGCAGCCTATAGGAGACAACCAGGACACCTTAGTAGCAGTGGACAGGAAAGCACTGTAGACAAGATCATCTCTTGTACAAAGTTGAAAAGTAATATTGCAGAAGCTGTGGTAATAGATGGattttaagaaaagagagaggagaaagggacagaggaagaatgAGAACCAATTgataaaagaaatgttcatattTAATAATGATTGCCATTGTAACATTAAAActctttataaaataattcttatggTGAGTAAACACTTATGTGACCATTATATTATTATACTGAAACAAATTTAATGTAGACTTTTATAGTTAAAATAAGAGATATTGGTGATTCCATTTCTATATAAGTATTTTTGTTTATCAGTCTaccttttgtatgtatgtatatgtgctatCTACACACgtaccacatgtatacacatacatacatgcacacacacacattcacacacttacccacacatgttcacatacaccatacaaacatgcatacagacacacatgcatatgcacacacacatatacacacatgcacacacatatgctcatatacacacaagtgcatgcacacaaacatacacacaagcttGACATAAATATACCCAAAGTGCTATGCTCACCATGTTAGGTGGCCTCTgacatttgcatttttttcttatctcttgTGCTTCTCATGTTCCCTGCAGTTACAAACCTctcttataaaaaaattattatttttatatgtttgattAAATTGTGTCTTCCCTACAACTCCTCCCAAGCCCTCCCTGTGTCGCTACACAGCCAATTTCATTTCATGGTATGATGTTATactctctctcctcatccctcgctccctccacccctccttctCTTTATCTATCCCTCCCTGCcttgctctttttgttttctctctcaaaaaaaaaaaaaaagaaaacaaaaaactaaaacaaaaacaagcaacaaaaaccaaaaatcaaaacaaactaaaaagaataaagggaaaacaaaatacaacaaaacaaacaaacaaaaaacaaaaagcacacaagAAAATGTGGGGTCTCTTTGTGTTGGTCAAATATTCCTGAGCATGGGGACTTGGCCAGCCTTAAGTCTTACGACTAAGCCTCTTGATGCTGACCCAGAGTCTCCCATGTTCTTCCTGGTGACTCCTCTCAGGCTTTTAGCCCTTTTCACTCCTTGTGACTCTCCCTGACCTGCGGAACAGTTCTCAACTAAGAACCCCACACCCACCAGACATGGCCGAGCCCCAGAGTGCACAGCAGCAACCAAAGGACCCAATCCACACAACCAAGGCAAACCTCGTTTCTTGAAGCTTGCAACACTTCATATGTTTTACAGATAACCCCCTTTCCTTCTTAAAGAGTACAACCTGGaaactatttttcttattttttttctttgctgagaCAACCAGTAAGGCCACCCCACCCCTCAGGAAAGCCTGTCACGTTAGACACTTTAGGCACATTTAGAACGAAGATAAAGCACTGGCATTCTGAAATACTCTAGCCCCGAAAGGAGGAGGCAAGACTTTCCTACCTGTGAGCTGCAGTAGAGAGGAGGTGAGTTTATAGAGCAGCACTTAGAAGCAAAGTCTGAGTGCTTGTCCACCATGTCTTCCAGCTCTGCTGGAGAGGCGTTGGGTGTTTTCGTACTAAGCCGTTCTGCcaatctgaaaaaaaacaaaaacaaaaacaaaacaaacaaaaccaaacaattatCTGTAAGGTTAAGCTAGAGTTATTTTAGGGACATTGTTTAAGCAAAATGACAGCTATTTCAAATCAGGtacctaaaaatagaaatacttgTCCGTCTTAGGAAATCCTATTTGTGGAATGGAGTTTGAAAGCCATGTTGGGGTTAGAATTGAAATCTATGCCCCATTCAAAGTCATGCAAGCAAACAGAAATTGCTCCTGAATTTGAAAGCCAGCTGTTGCCCTTTCGGTAGCTCATTTCCACATAAGTGGTGCCCTTGTCTGTCTTCCCTGGCTTTTCACCTTTCTTGAACATTAAATTTCAAGCTCCCTTTAAAATGTCTTCTCCACTGGACTCGATTTCAGTTTTGTGCTCTCTCTTTTTCATGCCCCCGTTTGCAGACCTTGGAACTCACGGTGTGGATACACTGAACTGCGTGTGGAATCCTTTGGCCCTTGCTCGCAGGTGTCTCACTAGTTCACTTCGAAGACCATGATAGGACCTGACAGCTTTTGCTGTTTTCCAGCATGAACCATTTATGATCTTGGTTCCACCTCACCTTCATAGCAGTCCACTTACATTGGTTTATTACTTTCTCCAAGAAACATGCTCCCAGACCAGTAGCGACGGGGTTTAGGAGGAAAAACACTTCCAAGCATAAGACTTTCACATACTAAGGAAGATTTATGGGCATCACTGAGAAGACACCCTACTCTGCGATTCTTTTAGAAGTTCTTTTTGTGCAAATGTGTGTTTACTTGAATCCTATATTCCAACTGATTGAAAAATGGAAATTTattaaacaaaatggaaaaacagcATAatctttttttgagattttttttcttcttttttccaaaaACCAACACAATGTCTTTCACTTTGATGgccaattattttattgttaatttctaCTTCCTGTAACATGCTTCCCCTTTAGTTGAGAAAAATAACTGTTCTACCATGTTATTGATAATTAGTGTCTTTGTTTCCACTTTGCAAACAACATATGCTGGTGATGGTTGGCATCAGACCACCATGAAATCTTGGGTCTTGTCAGAGAACCATCAGTAGGTAACTCCACGGGTATGAATACTGACCAACTATGTGCTCATGTTGCCGTTTTGAATCAAGTCTCCACAGATCACTTATAATTTACATGCTGTGCCTCTGTTCTAATTGATTGCTCACCTAATGCTCACGACACACCCTGTACTGTAACCCTGTGTTTTCCACCCAGGAATACTGACTCtgagatttctgttgtttttgaaacacTTTATTCAGAGGCTTGGAGAAAGGTTGAAGAAGTCCTCGCTGTCTCTTGTCCTGCTCAGGGCAGACCTTAGAGATCTCCCTGTCGctaacaactctgagatttctcATATATGAATAAATACCTGCCTTGGATCGTTATCTGACTAGCTCCTAATTTAGTCATCCTGTTATTCTATTCCAAATTCTGCCACATGGCAAGTTACCTCTCTTTCAGTTTCAAGTCCTTCTTCTTACAAGAATTCCAGGaccaatcttcctgcttctctatcccagaatccctttcttcttcctactGGAGGTCTCACTTTCTAATCCTggctcagctcattggccataggcttttttattgacaggtgaatgCATCTACACAGTGTATAAGAGATTATCCTTACACTGTTCCCCAGAAAAGAGTTATGATTAccttttaaagcttttaaaaaatgcaaccCTTCTTTATGTTTCATGCAGTGTATCCTAAATTTTCACTTGTATGTTTCTGCCACAGAACCAGACAAGTACAACAGACACACTGGAGGATAAGTCACAAAACCAGCCACTTACTTTTTCTTGTACTCAGTAAATGTGTTCTCCGAATAATCTGCACACATTTCTTGACCCTTTTCAATGTAAGAAGTTAGTTGCCTCTTCAGCTGAGgactctgtaaaaaaaaaatgcacatcaACATTCCTTGTGTGGAAATACTGTCACACAGTGCTGTTAGATCAGAATTCTATGTCCCTATGCAAGGTAtcagcaaacacttttttttcttttttgcataaaGCCAGTTAGTAAATATTTTAGCCTTTGTAGATCATATATGATTTCTATTAGATAAATCCTACTCCACACAGTAGCAGCCACATAAAACAGACAAGCAAAGTGGATGATAGTTTCCCAATATGACTCATGGCCACTGGAATTTGAATTGTACTTAATTACTACGTCATGAAATATTAATCTTCTTTTGACATTTTTTCATTTAGTAAGTACACAAATACCACAAGCCATGTTTTCCTTGTTATCTTACAGGGCAAAAATAAGTAGGCAGTGGAGCACGTTTGATCCATAAACTTCATCCTACCAATTTTGCCTATGTTCTTGATAAAGAAACTTAGCCAGGCGTACCTGAGTACTGAAACAGGTGACAGAATCCTGAGTGTCGCAGCACTCCCTAAGGGTTTTCAGAGTCGGCTCCAGCACCTTGCTGAGGAACACTTCTGGAACGTGGGTCCTTCTGCTTAGTTCAAATGTATACCTGGTGTCATGTAGAAGAGGAAAGGATGCTTTTCAAGGTGTGTCTGGGGTCCAGAATCAGAAATGGGACAACCTACTACAGAGGCAGAATGACACCTTGTTTCTGAGTGCCCCATGGTTTGCACAGTTTTTCTGTTACTCGGTATGGCCAGTGGATCCTTCATCCTGTGACTTTCCTGCTTTACTTCccgcctcagtctcccaagtgctaggattgtaggcaTCGATGGGTGTACctggctttttgctttttgttaatttattttaattttaattacaataTAGTTAcaccctttccccttccttctcctccctgaaACCTCGCCCATGTCCCCCTACTCTCCCTGAAACCTCTCCCATGTCCCCCTACTCTCCCTGAAACCTCGCCCATGTCCCCTACTCTCCCTGAAACCTCGCCCATGTCCCCTACTCTCCCTGAAACCTCTCCCATGTCCCCCTACTCTCCCTGAAACCTCTCCCATGTTCCCCTACTCTCCCTAAAACCTCGCCCATGTCCCCCTACTCTCCCTGAAACCTCTCCCATGTCCCCCTACTCTCCCTTAAGTTTATGGCATCTTTGTCTTTAAGGAATCCTATATCATATATGAATGTgcgtgaataaatatataaatgagaacTACTGAGTCCGTTTACTGTTGTTTGTACAACTtacttaaaacataatttaaattaagCCAACTCCCCATAAACTGACTTTAGAGTAGacaatattttcatgaaaatattttgttaatgtgTGATTTAATAACTGTAATATCTATGTATACaacagaaaacataaaagcatAACATATTACTTTAAGATATATGGAAATGTCCTTTATGTGAGTATAATACAAgtctcttttcatttttgcttatATAGTTGCTGCCTATGAATTTATCAGTTCAATCAGtatttataaaaaatactttttattctgCCTAAGTTCTGCTTTCTTATCTAGGCAACTGACATTCTAATCACCTTTTTCAGTTTGCTTTAAAATCATTTGAGTGTAAAGATAGTCATAACatatatttagattatttttatttagatggAACAAGATCAAATCTCACCATTTCTTTGTACTTAATCTCTTTTTAAATGGCAGTAGATATCAATAATGTTAAGGAATGAACACTCTAAATTTTATGCTTTACTTGTTATCAAATGGTTATTCTCCAAAAGGTAGATGaacatttagtttttatttttcatttgtaatttagAATAGAATACGGGACATAACATAATACACATTGCCAtgatatgtgtttatgtattatgtgtatgggacattttattttataaaacatttttgttgaCCTTCTAGGACtcgtttctttccttccttccttccttccttccttccttccttccttccttccttcctccctccctccctccctccctccctccctcctttctttctttctttctttcttttttctttctctctctctctttcttttctccttctttcttccttcctttcttccttccttccttccttccttcctttctcctcctcctcctccttcccgttttggttcaagacagggttttactgcacagtcctggctgtcctagaacttgctctgtagaccaggctggtcttgaagtcccagaaatctgcctgcttctgactcccaagtgctgtgattaaaagtgtGACCCACCAATGCCCAGCTTGAGGTGCTTTTCTTATTGGCCACCTCTGCACTAAGTAAGGCAGTGTTGTCATTCCCAACTCAGCTAAGACAAAACCTAAGTCGGAAAGGCTGTGCCTCTTCTCCCCCTGCACTCTCACCTCCAGAGGTAGACTTAGGCACCATGGGCGTCTTCCCTATCTAAGTTTAAAGATCTGAGTCATTTCAAGTTAACAAATACTTAAACTCCATAGAAACCATAGAAGGGCATTTGGAAAGAGAGACAGTTTACTTCCCCCAGTCTGGGACCCCATAAAGATGCCTGCATTCTGGGGTAACAGAAAGAAACCACACACCACTCACTCTACTTACTGGTCCATGGCTTGTGTGGTACTCTGACCACAGAGGTCTTTGTTGGTTGGTAACTTGATGGCTGGCAATTGAAGTGGTTCAGCAGCTGGCATGAAGTAAGTGCACATAAAAATGTTCATGGGTGTATTTTCTTGACAGCACTCTTCAAACTTAGAATTCTTTTTGGATAAGTTTTGACAGATTTTTATTGTATGCTCAGGCAGCTACAAAGAGAATGGTGGACCTGTGCAGTTAACTTTCTTGTGAGTCGTACCAAAAATTAAAACTTAGACTATTAAGCTCTGATGTGGTGTTTATAAATGTCAGCCTGAATGCTCTTAGGAAAAAAATTTATGTTGCCAGAAACAGTTATTTATTTGGGGAGGGAGTTTGTTAATATGTGATGGTTCATCACATAAAGTCTAATTTTACCtctaagtatgtatatgtgttatttATGAAAATTCCATATCAAAACCAGTACTCTTTGTTAATAAAAACCAAGCAGAacaatttatctttaaaataattagaataaagaaaatattcaacaatAATGCTGTAAAGTATGACATTGATTAAATACTGAAAAGCCAACACAATGCAATAGTTGAAGATAAAATATGTTGCACCCTAGGTAATGATGTGATACATACAACAGACAATCCAGTGGCATCCTATTGGACATCATGTATAATTACAGCAAAGCAtctgtgcacagacatgcatgtttGTAATGGAAAAGGAGTACACAGCTAATGGATCTATGCCAATGTCAGCGAGACCTTGGAGAATGATCTTCATCTAATATAATTATATGAGTCTGTATCTACTTCAGAAAATTATGCAAATTGAGAAAGTAGAAAAAACTtatcaaattttaatttgtttacaaattttaaatacaatatatttttatatattagacAAAGTATAATAAGAATATTACCAGCCTTGGATAGTATCATTACTAATAAGAATTTATgctataaatgaattttaaattgtgTTCAATTTAAATACTGTATTGAAAACTGTAATTAAATTAACCATGTGTGAGTAATGGATAATCTGCATAGTACATGGCTTGGGAATCTGGAAATCTTgtccttgtgtgtatgtggattttttttttcactagttGAGTGGTCTCAAATTACCCACCTCCATTAACctgtttccttatctgtgaaaCAGAGTGGGgaatatatttattgtttgtaaAGGCATGTGAGGATGCTAGAATATTTCACATAAAAAGCAGCTTTGGAAGACTGGCAGACAGTTCACAGTCCTCAGTGCAGTATGTGATGATGATCACAGGGATCACCTTACCTCTCTGGCCATGCAATCCTCTGAGGTAGACTCACAACATCTGGACAGGATTTCAGTAAGGTCTTCAGCTAGTGGCAGAACATTCTCCAGGTTAGCAGTTGGCACTTTTTGGGTTAGTTTTATGAGATGGCTGGaagttaaaaatttatttattagctAAGGCATATTCTTAGTATTCTGGTTTTCACCACAGACATACTACTGAGAGGGATAATGTAGTATCACCAGATGGATGGAACATACTTGCCATGTGACCTGTGCTATATAATAAAGTTATAATATTAGATTAAACCATTCCCAGTGAAGATTTTCAAATATTCAGCATTGAGACATAGCTTCTCTTCTGGTCAAATCTTCATGCATGTTAGACTAAAACCAGTCTACAATGCCAGTGTTATGCTAGTGTGGCATCTCATTGTCTTTTAAGATgttatataaaatcacttttgatTTAGCAGTTTTGCCACTGAGTTATAGAAATGTTTTGTGTATTCTGAATGTTACCCCCTTATTAGATATAGTTTGCCACTGTTTTACTTAGTTGCCTCTTCCCTTGTTCTTAACTTTGGATAGTAGTTTAAAGTTGgatatagttatttttaattttacctttCTTCTGTTTGTGTATCACATGTAAAGGATCATTGTCAAAGCCAATGCCTTGAAGATTCCCCCCTGTTTTCTTCTGAGTCTTATAGTTCTAGATCTTGTGTTTAGACTTTTAGGATGTTTTAATGGTGCAGGTAAGGGTCCAGCTTCATTCTTTCGCATGTGGGTATCTAGTTTCTTAACACTGTTTGCTAGAGAAATTACCTTGGCTCTGTTGTATAATCATTTGACCAAATAAATGTACTAG from Mastomys coucha isolate ucsf_1 unplaced genomic scaffold, UCSF_Mcou_1 pScaffold22, whole genome shotgun sequence includes:
- the Gc gene encoding vitamin D-binding protein, which encodes MKSVLVLLLAFAFGHALERGRDYEKDKVCSELAMLGKDDFRSLSLIAYSRKFPRSTFEQVSQLVKEVVSLTEECCAEGADPNCYDTRTSELSMKSCQSDAPFPVHPGTSECCTKEGLERKLCMAALSHQPQEFPTYVEPTNDEICEVFRKDPKGFADQFLYEYSSSYGQAPLPLLVAYTKSYLSMVGSCCTSESPTVCFLKERLQMKQLSLLTTMSNRVCSQYAAYGKEKSKLSHLIKLTQKVPTANLENVLPLAEDLTEILSRCCESTSEDCMARELPEHTIKICQNLSKKNSKFEECCQENTPMNIFMCTYFMPAAEPLQLPAIKLPTNKDLCGQSTTQAMDQYTFELSRRTHVPEVFLSKVLEPTLKTLRECCDTQDSVTCFSTQSPQLKRQLTSYIEKGQEMCADYSENTFTEYKKKLAERLSTKTPNASPAELEDMVDKHSDFASKCCSINSPPLYCSSQIDAEMRDILQS